In Miscanthus floridulus cultivar M001 chromosome 5, ASM1932011v1, whole genome shotgun sequence, one genomic interval encodes:
- the LOC136454464 gene encoding small COPII coat GTPase SAR1A: protein MLVVYLVDAVDKERFAESKKELDALLADDSLANVPFLILGNKIDIPYAASEEELRYYLGLSNFTTGKGNVNLADSNVRPLEIFMCSVVRKMGYGEGFKWMSQYIK from the coding sequence ATGCTGGTTGTGTACTTGGTGGACGCTGTTGACAAGGAACGGTTTGCCGAGTCAAAGAAAGAACTTGATGCACTTCTTGCAGATGACTCCCTTGCAAACGTTCCTTTCCTCATACTGGGCAATAAGATTGACATCCCCTACGCGGCTTCAGAGGAGGAGCTGCGGTACTACCTTGGCCTGAGCAACTTCACAACCGGGAAGGGCAACGTGAACTTGGCTGACTCCAACGTTCGGCCCCTGGAGATCTTCATGTGCAGTGTGGTGCGCAAGATGGGCTATGGTGAAGGCTTCAAATGGATGTCTCAGTACATCAAGTGA
- the LOC136451865 gene encoding phospholipase A1 PLIP3, chloroplastic-like: MDVLRFVRGAAAPQQHLVAPASVPPPAAAAMSAQRQRQPLHQPQRAALHAPLLLMWPCGGGDRPPPPAGASVRGAEPRSPPPDEERKAEGDERRQGGNWVLQMLRVQPRWVEAADAEATGGGGGGQEPKEAATAAEAPAGGVEECASCGGNGGGGGNDEGCAVGYDDDEVFDRASFSRLLRKASLREAKEYSMMSYLCNIAYMIPRIQPKCLRRYNLRFVTSSMQDMAGTNPDQKQELSTKKDESGDQAPEAVDSAVPASQGERSGLGINPFGAYHVVSSTAAYLHSRAMGIMPFGPGNDVKDDPTIMAFVSGESSDGLSLDEASFVATTNSVTSMVAAKEETRQAVADDLNSSRSCPCEWFVCDDDQNSTRYFVVQGSESIASWQANLLFEPVKFEELDVLVHRGIYEAAKGMYHQMLPYVKAHLKSCGRSARLRFTGHSLGGSLALLVNLMLLMRGEAPASSLLPVITFGAPCIMCGGDHLLRRLGLPRSHVQSITMHRDIVPRVFSCHYPDHVANVLKLANGNFRSHPCLTNQKLLYAPMGEVLILQPDERLSPHHHLLPTDSGIYHLAGGGASASSASASGDDGLLSQQLRSALSAFFNSPHPLEILKDGAAYGPRGSVYRDHDVSSYLRSVRAVVRKEARRAREAEAERGRWRLLLWWPFGVHGVSSSSSGSSGRRRGGGGLVDTVGEAARRAHLLVVVLLPAELLALGALLAVIRFR, encoded by the exons ATGGACGTGCTGAGGTTCGTGCGCGGCGCCGCGGCGCCGCAGCAGCATCTGGTGGCGCCGGCCTCGGTGCcgcccccggcggcggcggcgatgtcgGCGCAGCGCCAGCGCCAGCCTCTGCACCAGCCGCAGCGTGCCGCGCTGCACGCGCCGCTGCTGCTCATGTGGCCGTGTGGCGGGGGAGACAGACCGCCGCCCCCGGCCGGCGCCTCCGTTCGCGGCGCGGAGCCGAGGAGTCCTCCGCCCGATGAGGAGCGGAAGGCGGAGGGGGACGAGCGGAGGCAGGGCGGCAACTGGGTGCTGCAGATGCTGCGGGTGCAACCGCGGTGGGTGGAGGCGGCGGACGCGGaggccaccggcggcggcggcggcggccaggaaCCGAAGGAGGCGGCTACTGCGGCTGAGGCTCCCGCAGGTGGCGTCGAGGAGTGCGCCTCCTGCggcggcaacggcggcggcgggggaaaCGACGAAGGCTGCGCCGTGGGgtacgacgacgacgaggtgTTCGACCGCGCGTCGTTCTCGCGGCTGCTGCGGAAGGCGTCGCTCCGGGAGGCTAAGGAGTACTCCATGATGTCCTACCTCTGCAACATCGCCTATATGATCCCCAGAATTCAG CCAAAATGTCTTCGGAGATACAATTTGCGGTTTGTGACATCGtcaatgcaagacatggccggaACTAACCCTGATCAGAAGCAGGAGCTTAGCACTAAGAAAGATGAATCTGGGGATCAAGCACCTGAAGCTGTCGACAGTGCGGTGCCAGCTAGCCAGGGGGAAAGAAGTGGCCTAGGGATTAACCCCTTTGGTGCATACCATGTAGTGTCTTCCACTGCCGCTTATTTGCATTCCCGGGCCATGGGCATTATGCCATTTGGTCCTGGGAATGATGTCAAGGATGATCCGACCATCATGGCATTCGTGAGTGGCGAGAGCAGTGACGGGTTGAGCTTGGACGAAGCCTCATTCGTGGCCACAACAAATTCGGTAACCTCCATGGTTGCCGCCAAGGAAGAGACACGGCAAGCCGTTGCAGATGATCTGAATTCTTCAAGATCTTGTCCTTGTGAGTGGTTTGTCTGTGATGATGATCAAAACAGCACAAGATACTTTGTGGTTCAG GGCTCAGAATCAATTGCTTCTTGGCAGGCCAACCTTTTATTTGAACCTGTCAAATTTGAG GAACTCGATGTGCTCGTTCACAGGGGCATATACGAAGCTGCCAAGGGGATGTATCACCAGATGCTACCCTACGTGAAAGCCCACTTGAAGAGCTGTGGTAGATCCGCACGGCTGCGGTTCACTGGGCACTCCCTCGGCGGGAGCCTGGCTCTGCTTGTGAACCTGATGCTGCTGATGCGAGGGGAGGCACCTGCATCGTCGCTGCTGCCCGTGATAACGTTCGGCGCGCCATGCATCATGTGCGGCGGCGACCACCTGCTCCGCCGGCTCGGGTTGCCGCGGAGCCACGTGCAGTCGATCACGATGCACCGGGACATAGTGCCCCGGGTGTTCTCCTGCCACTACCCTGACCATGTCGCCAACGTCCTGAAGCTTGCCAACGGGAATTTCCGCAGCCACCCGTGCCTCACAAAC CAGAAACTCCTGTACGCGCCGATGGGGGAGGTGCTGATCCTGCAGCCGGACGAGCGGCTCTCCCCGCACCACCACCTGCTCCCGACGGACAGCGGCATCTACCAcctggccggcggcggggcgtcggcgtcgtcggcgtcggcgtccggCGACGACGGCTTGCTGTCGCAGCAGCTCCGGTCCGCGCTGTCGGCCTTCTTCAACTCGCCGCACCCGCTGGAGATCCTCAAGGACGGCGCCGCGTACGGTCCCCGGGGCTCCGTGTACCGCGACCACGACGTGAGCTCGTACCTCCGGTCCGTGCGCGCCGTGGTCCGCAAGGAGGCCCGGCGCGCGCGGGAGGCGGAGGCCGAGCGGGGGCGGTGGCGCCTGCTCCTCTGGTGGCCGTTCGGCGTCCACGgcgtgtcgtcgtcgtcgtcgggctcctcggggcggcggcgcgggggcgggggccTCGTGGACACCGTTGGCGAGGCGGCCAGGCGCGCGCACctgctggtggtggtgctgctCCCCGCGGAGCTGCTCGCGCTCGGCGCGCTCCTGGCCGTTATTAGATTCAGGTGA